The sequence below is a genomic window from Rickettsia prowazekii str. Breinl.
ACACAGCATAAATTACATTAAGTACCATAAAGCATGTGATACTTATTATTTATTTTTTATTTACAAGCGAAGGATATACTCTTTTATATTTAGAAGATTAATAATCAGAATAATAATGTCAATTATAGTATGAGATACTACAATCTAGTGTATAAATAATTCGCTCTTGCACTACCATTATTATGGTGAAAATCTATTATTTTTAGGGAAGCCAATAGGCGGAAATGTACCGAAACCACCTCTTTTCCCTAAAAATGCAACAATATTTTTCTCAAGTTGTATTTTTGTGCCATCATTCCAACTTAAACCATCTTGTTTATTAAATATTTTAATATCTAAAAGTTTTGCATTCTTAAATCTTTGAAGTACTACACCTTGCCCTTTTTTCATTTCAGGTATTTCATCTATATTAAATACAAGTAATCTACGGCTTTCACCGATACAAGCAATACTATCACCATTGACAGGTAAGCATGCTATACATGAATATCCCTCCGGTATATTCATAATTTGCTTTCCTGTTTTTGTTTGAGCTATTACTTCGTTTGAATTAACTAAGAATCCCTTACCTATACTACTTGCAAGTAATAAAAGCTGATTAGGTTTATAAACTAAAATATTAGTAATGTCGTTATTACCTATATCCACAAGTAGTTTTATAGATACACCACCAGTGCCTTTACCTTTAGAAATATTATCTGCAAGCAAAGTAAAAAATCGACCTTTTGAACTAATTATTAATATTTTATCAGTTGTATAAGCTTCTATAATAAACTTCTCCGTATCACCTTCTTTATATTTAATAGTTGATAAATCGGTATTATGCCCTTTTAGTGAACGTACCCACCCCATTTTTGAGCAGATAATAGTAATAGGCTCTTTAGTAATGAAAGCAGTTATATCAACAACTTGATTCGTAAGATCTACTTCTTCAAAACTTGTACGCCTTGCTCCTATTATGGTATTTAATCCAAATTTCGTTTGTACTGCTTTGATTTCTTTTTTAACTATTTGCCATAGTTCTTTATGATTTTTTAAAATCTTTTCTAATATGGCTTGTTGTTTCTGCAAATTACTATGCTCATCAATAATTGCATGCTCTTCAAGTTTTTGGAGCGAACGAAGACGAGTATTTAATATTACTTCTACCTGTATTGCACTTATTTTAAAGCGCTCCATTATTATCGTTTTCGGTTCATCCTCTTCACGAATAATTTCAATTATCTCATCAAGGTTTAAATAAACTATTCTAAGCACTTTTAAAATTTCTAAACGCTGCTTGATTTTATTCAAAAGATAAGTTGACCTACGAATGATAATATTTTTTCTATGAACTAAAAATTCTTGTAGAATCTCTAAAATATTCATTACTCTTGGCACATTATTACTACCGATCACATTCATATTCAGCTGAATGCGACTTTCTAAATTAGTGAGCTTAAATAGAGACTCCATAACTATCTGTGGATCACAACTACGATCTCTTGGTTCTATAACCACCCTTATAATATCGGTTGATTCATCTCTAATACTGCTAATAAGCGGGATTTTTTTATCTTTTAGTAATATTGCTATTTGTTCTATAAGTTTTGATTTCTGAATCTGATAAGGTATTTCAGTTACAACTATCTGATATGTACCGTAACTTAGTTCCTCTTTTTCCCATCTACTTCTTACTCTAAAACTACCACGTCCAGTAGTATATGCAGCATTAATAACTTCAGCTTTATCAATAATTATGCCACCAGTTGGGAAATCAGGACCTTTGATAAAGTTCATTATATCGTTAATTCCAGCTTGCGGATTGTCAATTAAATACAATAAAGCATCACATAACTCATGTAAATTATGTGGTGGTATATTTGTTGCCATACCAACTGCTATACCTTCAGAACCGTTAGCAAGCAAATTAGGGAAGCTTGCCGGCATTATTACTGGCTCTAAATCAGAATCATCATAAGTAGAACGAAAGTCTACCGTATCTTTATCAATATCCTCCATTAATAACATGCATATTTCCGTCATACGTGATTCAGTATAACGCATAGCTGCTGCATTATCACCATCTATAGAGCCGAAATTACCCTGACCATCAATCAAAGGATAACGCAATGAAAAATGCTGTGCAAGTCGTACCAATGTATCATACACTGCCACATCACCGTGCGGGTGGTATTTACCTATTACATCACCAACCACTCTTGCACATTTCTTATATCCAGAATTAGGCTCAAGCCTTAGTTGTAGCATTGCATATAATAACCTACGATGTACAGGTTTGAGTCCGTCACGCACGTCAGGAAGCGAACGTGACATAATAGTGGATAATGCATAAGCAAGATAACGCTCTGATAAAGCATTACCAAAGTCAATATTTTCTATTTTAGCTTCTTTCATAAGTTATTTAATTTTGTTATTATAACTCCTGTATATACTCTTTACATAGAAAAATTTATTCATTTGATTGAGTAAAAATAGAATGTTTTTCTAGATAGCGTTGACAAGATAACACTAAATTATCATTTCAATACACAACTCTGCTTATTATATGCTAGTTTCTTACAAACCGCTTGAGCTTGACTAAGACTACTATATTCACCAGCTAAGATTAAGTAAAAAAATTTTCCATCATCATATTTAACTTTTTTTGTTGTGATCACAACATTTTTAAGAATTTTTGGAAATTTCTTTTTTATCTTTGCACCTTCTGCCATTGCTTCTGCTTCAGATTTTACCGAACCTAACTGTACTTTATAACCTGCATTACTTCTACAATTTTGAGCATTACTAACCTTATCCTTAATTACCTTTTCAAGCTTTATGATATTTAAATCAGTTGCATTTTTAGCATTATTATTTGACTCTATTAATGGAATAAGGGTTGACATCCGATCAAAAATTTTATCATTTTGACTTTGATTGCGAGAATCTATAATCATTGGTTGCTCAGGATCAGGCAGTAATTTTACAGTTTGAATATTTGTATCTTGAGTAATAAGATTTTCATATATATTACTATATACTGATGCTACTTGGTTATTTTCTATTATAGAGGGTCTTATTTTTGGAGGTAGATTATCAGGATAAATAGTAATTACTGGCTTGCTATTCTGATAATATTGATAACCAAAATAAATACCGGATATACATATCAAAGATACTAAACATATTTTACTATTATTGGTCATATTTCCAGTTGCACCACCATAATCTCATAATCAATTCAAGGAATGAAAGGATTAAATTAATGTTACATCGTAACCATAGGTTCTACACCTATCACCTCAAGACCACTCGCTATAATTTTTTGTATTACACTTGCAAGAGCAAGACGCGCTAAAGTTAATTCTTTATTGTTCTCAATGATAAATCTATAATCACTATTTTCTTTACCGAAATTCCACATAGAATGAAATTTTGAAGCTAAATTTATTAAGTAAAATGCGATACGATGAGGTTCAAAATATTTTACAGATGCTTCTAATGTTTTCGTCCACGCGGCTAAAAGTTTTATAATTTCAATTTCTTCTTCTGATGATAATAAAGATAAATTATACTTGCCTTCTTTGAAACTATTATAAGCTTCGGGCATTAATTCTCTAGCTTTTGATAAAATAGATTTTGTTCTTACATGAGCATATTGTACATAAAATATAGGATTTTCTCTTGACTGCTCTTTCACTTTTACTAAATCAAAATCAAGCGGTTTATCATTTTGTCTAGTCAACATCATAAATCTTATGATATCTTTACCTACTTCTTTGTTTACATCTTGCACACTCGCAAAACTCCCAAGACGTTTCGACATTTTAATCGGCACACCGTTTTCAACGAAATTTACCAATTGACAGATTTTAACATCTACTTTAACCTTCTCTTGACCTAGCGCCTTAACTATTGCTTCAATTCTTTTAACATATCCACTATGATCCGCACCGAGTACATAAATTAAGTGATTAGCTCCTCTATCTATTTTATCCTTAGCATATGCAAGATCGGACGCAAAATAAGACCAACTGCCATCAGCTTTTTCTATTGGACGATCTTGGCTATCACCGTAGTTGGTAGATTTAAACAACTTTTGCACTCTGTACTCCCAGTCCTCATGCACTTTACCTTTAGGAGCAGGTAATGTACCTTCATAAATTAGCCCCATACGCTCTAATAGTTTAACTGTTTTCTCTATCTCACCTTTATCATATAATGATTGCTCAGAGAAAAATACATCATGTTTAATCCCTAAATCTGCTAAATCTTTTCTATTTAAATCAAGCATTTTTTCTACAGCAAAACTTTTAATTATTTTGAACCTTTCAACATCATTCATAGTTAATAATTTATTGCCGTATTCTTTTGATAAAATTTCTCCAAGCGGAATTAAATACTCTCCAGGATATAAACCGACAGGGATAGTAATGGGTTCACCTAAAGCCTCTTTATAACGTAATAATACAGTACTAACTAAATCATTTATTTGCGATCCTGCATCATTAACATAATATTCTTTTGTAACTGAGTAACCTACTTTTTGCAAAATTCTTGCTAACACATCACCATATACTGCACCTCTAGCATGCCCTATATGCATTGGCCCCGTTGGATTTGCTGAAACGTACTCAATATTAATATTGCTATTTTTATCTATATCAATTTCAAAAAACTTTTCTTCGTGCTGTAAAATATCTTTTATTGCCGCCTGCCAACTTTCAGCTTTTATAGTGAAATTAATAAAACCAGGGCCTGCTATCTCTATACTTGCAATATACGGCAATGTTACAAGTACTTCTTTAAATTTTAAAGCTACTTCCCGAGGTGCAATACTTTCTTTAGAAGCAATAATCATTGCAATATTACTTGATAAATCCCCATTAAAACTATCCTTTGGTGTTTCAATAGTTGCAGTATTTGCTATTTCTTTATTATTATATAGTTTCTGACTTGCCGCAATTATATCTTGTTTTAATTGATTAAATATATTCATAATTAGTGTTAAATATTATT
It includes:
- the argS gene encoding arginine--tRNA ligase encodes the protein MNIFNQLKQDIIAASQKLYNNKEIANTATIETPKDSFNGDLSSNIAMIIASKESIAPREVALKFKEVLVTLPYIASIEIAGPGFINFTIKAESWQAAIKDILQHEEKFFEIDIDKNSNINIEYVSANPTGPMHIGHARGAVYGDVLARILQKVGYSVTKEYYVNDAGSQINDLVSTVLLRYKEALGEPITIPVGLYPGEYLIPLGEILSKEYGNKLLTMNDVERFKIIKSFAVEKMLDLNRKDLADLGIKHDVFFSEQSLYDKGEIEKTVKLLERMGLIYEGTLPAPKGKVHEDWEYRVQKLFKSTNYGDSQDRPIEKADGSWSYFASDLAYAKDKIDRGANHLIYVLGADHSGYVKRIEAIVKALGQEKVKVDVKICQLVNFVENGVPIKMSKRLGSFASVQDVNKEVGKDIIRFMMLTRQNDKPLDFDLVKVKEQSRENPIFYVQYAHVRTKSILSKARELMPEAYNSFKEGKYNLSLLSSEEEIEIIKLLAAWTKTLEASVKYFEPHRIAFYLINLASKFHSMWNFGKENSDYRFIIENNKELTLARLALASVIQKIIASGLEVIGVEPMVTM
- a CDS encoding SPOR domain-containing protein, which codes for MTNNSKICLVSLICISGIYFGYQYYQNSKPVITIYPDNLPPKIRPSIIENNQVASVYSNIYENLITQDTNIQTVKLLPDPEQPMIIDSRNQSQNDKIFDRMSTLIPLIESNNNAKNATDLNIIKLEKVIKDKVSNAQNCRSNAGYKVQLGSVKSEAEAMAEGAKIKKKFPKILKNVVITTKKVKYDDGKFFYLILAGEYSSLSQAQAVCKKLAYNKQSCVLK
- the parC gene encoding DNA topoisomerase IV subunit A — translated: MKEAKIENIDFGNALSERYLAYALSTIMSRSLPDVRDGLKPVHRRLLYAMLQLRLEPNSGYKKCARVVGDVIGKYHPHGDVAVYDTLVRLAQHFSLRYPLIDGQGNFGSIDGDNAAAMRYTESRMTEICMLLMEDIDKDTVDFRSTYDDSDLEPVIMPASFPNLLANGSEGIAVGMATNIPPHNLHELCDALLYLIDNPQAGINDIMNFIKGPDFPTGGIIIDKAEVINAAYTTGRGSFRVRSRWEKEELSYGTYQIVVTEIPYQIQKSKLIEQIAILLKDKKIPLISSIRDESTDIIRVVIEPRDRSCDPQIVMESLFKLTNLESRIQLNMNVIGSNNVPRVMNILEILQEFLVHRKNIIIRRSTYLLNKIKQRLEILKVLRIVYLNLDEIIEIIREEDEPKTIIMERFKISAIQVEVILNTRLRSLQKLEEHAIIDEHSNLQKQQAILEKILKNHKELWQIVKKEIKAVQTKFGLNTIIGARRTSFEEVDLTNQVVDITAFITKEPITIICSKMGWVRSLKGHNTDLSTIKYKEGDTEKFIIEAYTTDKILIISSKGRFFTLLADNISKGKGTGGVSIKLLVDIGNNDITNILVYKPNQLLLLASSIGKGFLVNSNEVIAQTKTGKQIMNIPEGYSCIACLPVNGDSIACIGESRRLLVFNIDEIPEMKKGQGVVLQRFKNAKLLDIKIFNKQDGLSWNDGTKIQLEKNIVAFLGKRGGFGTFPPIGFPKNNRFSP